From one Coffea eugenioides isolate CCC68of chromosome 11, Ceug_1.0, whole genome shotgun sequence genomic stretch:
- the LOC113753035 gene encoding 10 kDa chaperonin, mitochondrial-like yields MARRLIPTLNRVLIEKLVQPSKTTAGILLPEKSAKLNSGKVVAVGPGLKDKAGNTIPVAVKEGDTVLLPEYGGTQVKLGEKEYHLYRDEDILGILHD; encoded by the exons ATGGCCAGGCGTTTAATCCCAACTCTCAACAGAGTTCTGATTGAGAAGCTTGTCCAACCCTCCAAAACCACTGCTGGTATTCTTCTCCCAGAAAAATCCGCCAAG CTTAACTCAGGAAAAGTGGTGGCAGTGGGGCCAGGGTTGAAGGATAAGGCAGGAAATACAATTCCAGTAGCTGTTAAAGAAGGTGATACAGTGCTTTTGCCTGAATATGGTGGCACTCAGGTCAAATTGGGTGAAAAAGA GTATCATTTGTATAGGGATGAGGATATCTTGGGGATACTTCATGATTGA